The genome window ACGGTGAAGGGACCACCATCAACGGTGCGTTCTTCATCCTCTTCGCCGCAATCTCCGTGGCCCTGGTCTCCTCCGGCGCCGCCGGTCGTATGAAGTTCGACGCATGGATGGGCTTCGCTGCGATCTGGGTGCTCGTCGTCTACGGTCCGATCGCCCACTGGGTCTTCAACCCGGACGGCTGGATGCGCGCAGACCTCGGGCTCCACGACTACGCCGGTGGTACCGCGGTCCACATGAACGCCGGTGCAGCAGGCCTGGCGCTCGCTGTCTTCCTCGGACGCCGTAACCAGTCGAAGAGGGAGAAGCCCCACAACCTGCCGCTGATGCTCATCGGTGTGGGCATGATCGCCATGGGCTGGCTCGGCTTCAACGGTGGTACCGCCGGTGCGGCGGACTTCCTCGCCCAGTACGTCGTCCTCACCACCATCCTCGCGCTCGCCGGCGGCATGCTCGGATTCATCATCATGCAGCGCATCTTCGAGGGCGCCTACACCCTGATGGGCCTCGGCACCGGTGCGATTGCCGGCATGGTCGGTATCACCCCGGTGGCGGATACCGTCAACCCGACTGTCGCCATCGTCGTCGGCCTGTGTGGTGCCGCCGGAGCCTTCGGTGCGATCAAACTGGCGCAGAAGTTCGGTGTCGACGACTCCGCTGATGTCTTCGCCGTGCACGGTGTGGCCGGTATGGTCGGCGCCATGCTGGTGGTCTTCCTCGGCGACCCGGATACCCCGGGCGAGCACGCCGGTATCTTCTTCGGCGGCAGCTGGGACATGCTCTGGCGGGAGCCGGTGGCCATCATCGTCACCGTCGGCTACAGCTTCTGTGCCACCTACGTCATCGCCTGGCTGATGAACAAGGTCCACCCGATCCGTATCACCGCCACGGACGAAGGTGTCGGTATCGATGCTGCCCTCCATGAGGAGCAGGCCTACGACCGTGGTGACATCGACGACAACGAGCAGGACAGTGACCGTGCCGACCGGGAGATCACCGGGGCGGCGGACCGGGGGATCCACTAAGGGCCGGTGACGGGGCGGCAGCGAGTAGCCCCGCACCAGAGTCAACAGGGAACGGCCGGTGGAGAGTCAGTCTCCACCGGCCGTTCCCTGTTGGTTTGTGCGGGTTGGTTTGTGCGGGTCGGCTCCGGTGGAGGTGACGAAGGGTGTTTAACCCGGGGGTAACGTGCTCCAGACCTTCTCGAAACGCATGTTTCCTACTGTTTAACTCCATGAGTTCAGCAGACATCGCCTGGATGTGTACCGCGTTCGCCCTCATGATCCTCATGTTCCCGGGACTGGCGATGCTCTACGGGGGCATGCTCAACGGACGCAGCGTCCTGAACATGATGATGATGGTGATGAGCTCCCTGGCTGTCACCGTCATCGTCTACGTACTGGTCGGGCACGGACTGGTGTTGGGGAAGTCCGTCGGAGGAGCGGGCGTCATCGGCGACCCGGCGAGCTTCAC of Corynebacterium terpenotabidum Y-11 contains these proteins:
- a CDS encoding ammonium transporter, translating into MDAASVAWILTATALVLLMFPGLAMLYGGMLSGRSVINMMMMVMSSLAVTTVVYVIVGHGLVMGQSIGDAGLLGAPGEFSFFSDLTKDDGEGTTINGAFFILFAAISVALVSSGAAGRMKFDAWMGFAAIWVLVVYGPIAHWVFNPDGWMRADLGLHDYAGGTAVHMNAGAAGLALAVFLGRRNQSKREKPHNLPLMLIGVGMIAMGWLGFNGGTAGAADFLAQYVVLTTILALAGGMLGFIIMQRIFEGAYTLMGLGTGAIAGMVGITPVADTVNPTVAIVVGLCGAAGAFGAIKLAQKFGVDDSADVFAVHGVAGMVGAMLVVFLGDPDTPGEHAGIFFGGSWDMLWREPVAIIVTVGYSFCATYVIAWLMNKVHPIRITATDEGVGIDAALHEEQAYDRGDIDDNEQDSDRADREITGAADRGIH